From the genome of Candidatus Delongbacteria bacterium, one region includes:
- a CDS encoding SRPBCC family protein has protein sequence MAGHTLTYHRVLRAPAERVYRAFLDPAALVKWMSPNGFTATVHEQDARVGGGYRISFTNFCSGGSHSFGGRYLELVPGERIVHTDAFDDSNLPGEMVVTVEFKTVSCGTDLTITQVGVPEVVPAEACHLGWQESLALLALLVEAEIPA, from the coding sequence ATGGCCGGACACACCCTCACTTATCACCGCGTGCTGCGGGCGCCGGCGGAGCGCGTCTATCGGGCTTTCCTGGACCCCGCCGCGCTGGTCAAGTGGATGTCGCCCAACGGCTTCACGGCCACCGTCCACGAGCAGGACGCCCGCGTGGGCGGCGGCTACCGCATCTCGTTCACCAACTTCTGCAGCGGCGGCAGCCACTCCTTCGGCGGACGCTACCTGGAGCTGGTTCCGGGCGAGCGCATCGTCCACACGGACGCCTTCGACGACTCCAATCTGCCCGGCGAAATGGTGGTCACGGTGGAGTTCAAGACCGTCTCCTGCGGCACGGACCTGACCATCACCCAGGTCGGCGTGCCGGAGGTGGTTCCCGCCGAGGCCTGCCACCTGGGCTGGCAGGAATCCCTGGCCCTGCTGGCGCTGCTGGTGGAGGCGGAGATCCCGGCCTAA
- a CDS encoding PhzF family phenazine biosynthesis protein, which yields MRAFPFRKVDAFATSTSAGNPAGVVRLAAIDELSASDMLRLAAELQGYVNEVAFLAPQGERLALRFFSAEREVEFCGHATIAALHDLLATNAGWRARPVVEIVTRKGVLAVENQVAAEDAVYITAPAPRVAASAPPAGLLAEALGLPTAALDSTRPPAVVNAGLETLLVPLAGLEALLALAPDYAVLRAFCQEQGLDIVLVHCRETVDPSHAFRTRVFAPTFGYLEDPATGSGSAALGHHLLLSGEWDGAPLVLEQNGRRNHANRVRLKARRADDGWDLSFGGGAVTRLRGEYLLA from the coding sequence GTGCGCGCGTTTCCCTTTCGCAAAGTCGATGCCTTCGCAACCAGCACCTCGGCGGGCAATCCGGCGGGCGTGGTGCGGCTGGCCGCCATCGATGAGCTGAGCGCGTCGGACATGCTCCGTCTGGCGGCCGAGCTGCAGGGCTACGTCAACGAGGTGGCCTTCCTGGCACCGCAGGGCGAGCGCCTGGCGCTGCGCTTCTTTTCCGCCGAGCGCGAGGTGGAGTTCTGCGGCCACGCCACCATCGCCGCCCTGCACGACTTGCTCGCCACGAACGCGGGCTGGCGCGCCCGGCCCGTCGTGGAGATCGTCACGCGCAAGGGCGTCCTGGCGGTGGAAAACCAAGTGGCGGCGGAGGACGCGGTCTACATCACGGCTCCGGCGCCGCGCGTCGCCGCCAGCGCGCCTCCGGCCGGGTTGCTGGCGGAGGCCTTGGGACTACCCACCGCCGCGCTGGACAGCACGCGTCCCCCGGCCGTGGTCAACGCCGGACTGGAGACGCTGCTGGTGCCGCTGGCGGGCCTGGAGGCGCTGCTGGCCCTGGCGCCGGACTATGCCGTGCTACGGGCCTTTTGCCAGGAACAAGGACTGGACATCGTGCTGGTCCACTGCCGGGAAACCGTCGATCCGTCGCACGCCTTCCGCACCCGGGTCTTCGCCCCGACCTTCGGCTACCTCGAGGATCCGGCCACCGGCTCCGGTAGCGCCGCGCTGGGGCACCACCTGCTGCTGAGCGGAGAGTGGGACGGCGCGCCGCTGGTCCTGGAGCAGAACGGCCGGCGCAACCACGCCAACCGCGTGCGCCTGAAAGCCCGGCGCGCGGACGACGGCTGGGACCTCTCCTTTGGCGGCGGTGCCGTGACCCGCCTCCGCGGCGAGTACCTGCTGGCTTAA
- a CDS encoding RDD family protein, producing MKLRTPRRAHFEPIGLGRQQALAGARFASFRRRALAFLVDFGLLSLGLGLCLLPGALHGSGDGQVNMDFTMDIDPFHGWPLLSLPLYFGLLTWWGRGQTPGKKWLGIRVESLVHERLTLWHSVERSLGYAASVLEGGFGFAQYYIHPNRQTVHDRIAETIVIRVEAPAALVPVADGAPAPAAEPETTASTLEPAPAQLPPATERDSV from the coding sequence ATGAAGCTTCGCACTCCGCGCCGCGCGCACTTCGAACCCATCGGCCTGGGTCGGCAACAGGCCCTGGCGGGCGCGCGCTTCGCCTCGTTCCGCCGCCGGGCCCTGGCCTTCCTGGTGGATTTCGGGCTCCTCTCGCTGGGCCTGGGCCTCTGCTTGTTGCCTGGCGCCCTGCACGGCTCGGGTGACGGCCAGGTCAACATGGACTTCACGATGGACATCGATCCCTTCCACGGCTGGCCGCTGCTGAGTCTGCCCCTGTACTTCGGCCTGCTGACGTGGTGGGGGCGGGGTCAGACCCCAGGAAAGAAATGGCTGGGAATCCGGGTGGAGTCCCTGGTCCACGAACGGCTGACGCTCTGGCACTCCGTCGAGCGCTCCCTGGGTTACGCGGCCTCGGTGCTGGAGGGTGGCTTCGGGTTCGCCCAGTATTACATCCACCCCAATCGGCAGACCGTCCACGACCGGATCGCGGAGACCATCGTGATCCGCGTGGAGGCTCCCGCGGCGCTTGTGCCGGTGGCTGACGGCGCGCCCGCTCCCGCGGCCGAGCCGGAAACCACGGCGTCTACCCTGGAGCCGGCGCCCGCCCAGCTTCCTCCAGCCACGGAAAGGGATTCGGTGTGA
- a CDS encoding cytochrome c3 family protein has product MTTRHLPTIAALGLLLVAGRMFAQGEAPAASSPLVAPLPGIAAEDRQPNGCVDCHRNYVDLKMDQRLSTLMAGFGESVRPDLLAKAQAAAPAGATLQGRHPKVNVAANVPGKCLNCHRRDSEMAPPFTRLMHAIHLTGGEDNPFASQMGGACSSCHKLDAATGQWRIPTGPEE; this is encoded by the coding sequence ATGACAACACGTCATTTGCCGACCATCGCCGCGCTGGGTCTGTTGCTGGTCGCGGGCCGGATGTTCGCACAAGGCGAAGCGCCCGCGGCGTCTTCGCCGCTCGTGGCCCCGCTGCCGGGCATCGCGGCGGAGGATCGCCAGCCCAACGGCTGCGTGGACTGCCACCGCAACTATGTCGACCTGAAGATGGACCAGCGGCTCAGCACCCTGATGGCCGGCTTCGGCGAGAGTGTGCGGCCGGACCTGCTGGCCAAGGCCCAGGCGGCGGCTCCGGCGGGCGCAACGCTGCAGGGGCGGCACCCCAAGGTGAACGTGGCGGCCAACGTGCCGGGCAAGTGTCTGAACTGCCACCGCCGCGATTCGGAGATGGCGCCGCCCTTCACGCGCCTGATGCACGCCATCCACCTGACGGGCGGTGAGGACAATCCCTTCGCCTCCCAGATGGGCGGGGCCTGCTCCTCCTGCCACAAGCTGGACGCGGCCACGGGCCAGTGGCGCATTCCCACGGGTCCGGAAGAATAG